The following are encoded in a window of Streptomyces sp. Go-475 genomic DNA:
- a CDS encoding DUF501 domain-containing protein, with amino-acid sequence METPPPTTPRTEPTDADVEAFKQQLGRPPRGLRAIAHRCPCGQPDVVETAPRLPDGTPFPTLYYLTCPKANSAIGTLEANGVMKEMTERLASDPELAASYRAAHEDYIRRRDEIEELKNFPSAGGMPDRVKCLHVLVAHSLAAGPGVNPLGDEALAMLPEWWRKGACVTPPGPPGGDGWQVEGTDSGHFAVKPVEEEGK; translated from the coding sequence GTCGAGGCCTTCAAGCAGCAGCTCGGTCGGCCCCCGCGCGGCCTGCGGGCCATCGCGCACCGCTGCCCCTGCGGACAGCCCGACGTCGTCGAGACGGCCCCGCGGCTGCCGGACGGCACGCCGTTCCCCACGCTGTACTACCTGACGTGCCCGAAGGCGAACTCCGCGATCGGCACGCTGGAGGCGAACGGCGTGATGAAGGAGATGACCGAGCGGCTGGCCTCGGACCCGGAGCTGGCGGCCTCCTACCGGGCGGCGCACGAGGACTACATCCGGCGCCGTGACGAGATCGAGGAGCTGAAGAACTTCCCCAGCGCCGGCGGCATGCCGGACCGGGTGAAGTGCCTGCACGTGCTGGTGGCCCACTCGCTGGCCGCGGGCCCCGGGGTGAACCCGCTGGGCGACGAGGCGCTGGCCATGCTGCCGGAGTGGTGGCGCAAGGGCGCCTGCGTGACGCCCCCCGGGCCGCCCGGCGGTGACGGATGGCAGGTGGAGGGTACGGACTCGGGACACTTCGCCGTCAAGCCGGTCGAGGAGGAGGGGAAGTGA